A region from the Drosophila ananassae strain 14024-0371.13 chromosome 2L, ASM1763931v2, whole genome shotgun sequence genome encodes:
- the LOC6501515 gene encoding 26S proteasome non-ATPase regulatory subunit 13 gives MSNPQATVTAYLAAQKKTTNKDLAAEWTLIEELYNEKLWNELTIKLITFVRHETLQDETALLQLYQNFLSTFETKINPYGLIQILEVVVDNISDKKEAIDFLEKMKDKVKICDEAVWYLQVMQGNLYLSHLNDLNATKKIIEELRDVLEEAGNVTPVHGKYYMLASQYYRRVGKHSDYYRCGLQFLGCSLEDYPRDQWAQQAFFLGLAALLGDGVYNIGELLAHPILESLKGTDNEWLVELLKAFNSGDINKFNDMKKIWSKIPDLAAQEVKLRQKISLLCLMEMTFKRSAIERAISFADIAQETKLPAKEVELLIMKALALDLVRGEIDQVAGVVNMSWVQPRVLNRNQIAGMASTLDTWMGAITNMEKLMENRAAEILTN, from the exons ATGTCCAACCCACAGGCAACAGTTACCGCATACCTGGCGGCCCAGAAGAAGACCACAAACAAGGACCTCGCCGCCGAGTGGACGCTCATCGAGGAGCTCTACAACGAAAA GTTGTGGAATGAACTGACCATCAAACTGATCACCTTTGTGCGCCACGAAACCCTCCAAGATGAGACGGCGTTGCTGCAGCTTTACCAGAACTTCCTGTCCACCTTCGAAACAAA AATCAATCCCTACGGCCTGATCCAGATCCTAGAGGTAGTGGTGGACAACATAAGCGATAAGAAGGAGGCCATCGACTTCCTCGAAAAGATGAAGGACAAGGTTAAGATCTGCGATGAGGCCGTTTGGTATCTGCAGGTGATGCAGGGCAACCTTTATCTCAGCCACCTCAACGACCTGAATGCTACCAAGAAAATCATCGAGGAGCTGCGCGACGTTCTCGAGGAAGCGGGTAACGTGACACCCGTTCATGGAAAGTACTACATGCTGGCATCCCAGTACTATCGCCGTGTGGGCAAGCACAGCGACTACTACCGGTGCGGTCTACAGTTCCTCGGCTGCTCGCTGGAGGACTATCCGCGTGACCAGTGGGCCCAGCAGGCCTTCTTCCTTGGATTGGCTGCCCTGCTCGGTGATGGCGTTTACAACATCGGGGAACTGCTGGCGCATCCCATTCTGGAGTCTCTGAAGGGCACCGACAATGAGTGGCTGGTGGAGCTTCTGAAGGCCTTCAATTCGGGTGACATTAACAA GTTTAATGACATGAAGAAAATCTGGTCCAAGATCCCAGATTTAGCTGCCCAGGAAGTCAAGCTGCGCCAAAAGATCTCCCTGCTGTGTCTTATGGAGATGACCTTCAAGCGATCAGCCATCGAGCGGGCAATTTCGTTCGCGGACATTGCCCAGGAAACAAAACTGCCCGCCAAGGAGGTCGAACTACTGATCATGAAGGCCCTGGCGTTGGATTTGGTGCGCGGTGAGATCGATCAAGTAGCTGGGGTAGTTAACATGTCGTGGGTGCAACCGCGCGTCCTCAACCGCAACCAGATAGCCGGCATGGCCAGCACTCTGGACACCTGGATGGGCGCCATTACAAACATGGAGAAACTGATGGAGAATCGCGCCGCCGAAATTCTCACCAATTAG
- the LOC6499054 gene encoding glutathione-specific gamma-glutamylcyclotransferase 1, with translation MAHFSGHRAPTEVPAHFKNLFTNGQLGAAEDNNNPGDNNEQENRPINGNDDTNNNGQQDIACWVFGYGSLCWYPGFTYSKCITGYIRGYVRRFWQGNATHRGCEEKPGRVATLVEDKEGITWGCAYRITGSTALDYLKQRECTLGGYATIDTKFFPRVASQDTPFSGEAVEVLVYVATPENCHWLGESPVEEIAAQIASCRGPSGHNAEYLLRLAMFMHDEIPGVWDEHLFQLERLVLQELYRREIPLSSVMGRNPDRIRRDSHEDIRRPPSFEFTSRVPETKLRCLNI, from the exons ATGGCGCACTTTAGTGGACATCGGGCGCCGACAGAGGTGCCGGCCCATTTCAAAAATCTCTTCACCAACGGACAGTTGGGAGCGGCCGAGGATAACAACAATCCCGGCGACAACAACGAACAGGAGAACCGGCCCATCAACGGCAACGATGACACGAACAACAACGGGCAGCAGGATATCGCCTGTTGGGTCTTCGGATACGGATCATTGTGCTGGTATCCAGGCTTCACCTACAGCAAGTGTATTACTGGCTATATTCGCGGATATGTTCGCCGATTCTGGCAGGGCAATGCCACCCACCGGGGCTGTGAAGAAAAG CCTGGACGTGTTGCAACGCTGGTTGAGGACAAAGAG GGAATAACTTGGGGATGCGCGTATAGAATAACAGGAAGCACGGCTCTGGATTACCTGAAGCAACGCGAGTGCACTCTGG GAGGCTATGCGACCATCGATACCAAGTTCTTTCCCCGTGTCGCATCCCAGGACACACCGTTTAGTGGAGAAGCCGTGGAGGTGCTAGTCTATGTGGCCACGCCGGAGAATTGTCATTGGCTGGGCGAGTCTCCAGTGGAGGAGATCGCCGCACAAATTGCCTCTTGCCGGGGACCTAGTGGCCACAACGCTGAATACCTGTTGCGCCTGGCCATGTTCATGCACGACGAGATTCCCGGCGTGTGGGATGAGCACCTGTTCCAACTGGAGCGTCTAGTCCTGCAAGAGCTTTACCGCCGCGAAATACCTCTCTCGTCTGTGATGGGCCGGAATCCGGATCGGATACGCCGCGACTCCCACGAAGATATCCGCCGCCCGCCGTCCTTCGAGTTCACCTCCCGTGTGCCGGAAACTAAGCTGCGCTGCCTCAACATTTGA
- the LOC6501516 gene encoding myogenic-determination protein, with amino-acid sequence MTKYNSVSSEMPAAHHIKQEYNNSYQQQSHPGYGYHNYHLQSHPQSLHPSQNPQQTLQNFFSRFNAVGDAGANGSASLSATGSASSCNFSHGNHPPEMDKQMTMNMTPSPIYTTDYDDENSSLSSEEHVLAPLVCASAQSSRPCLTWACKACKKKSVTVDRRKAATMRERRRLRKVNEAFEILKRRTSSNPNQRLPKVEILRNAIEYIESLEDLLQESTPTRDTDNLAPSLSGKSCQSDYLSSYAGAYLEDKLNFYNKHMEKYGQFAGDFDGNANGSSLDCLNLIVQSINKSTTSPIQNKTMPTSADSKTPPPASGSAATGPTSLNSNFKRKCST; translated from the exons ATGACCAAATATAATAGTGTCTCAAGTGAAATGCCTGCCGCACACCACATCAAGCAGGAGTACAACAACAGCTACCAGCAGCAATCTCATCCAGGATACGGATATCACAACTATCACCTTCAATCGCATCCCCAGTCCCTGCATCCCAGCCAGAATCCCCAACAGACACTGCAGAACTTCTTCAGCCGTTTCAATGCCGTCGGAGATGCAGGAGCTAATGGCTCTGCGTCTCTTTCCGCCACAGGATCTGCCTCATCTTGCAACTTCAGCCACGGGAATCATCCGCCGGAGATGGACAAGCAAATGACAATGAATATGACGCCATCGCCTATTTACACCACCGATTACGATGACGAGAACAGCAGTCTCAGTTCCGAGGAGCATGTCCTGGCACCGCTCGTCTGCGCCTCGGCCCAATCCTCCCGACCCTGTCTCACCTGGGCCTGCAAGGCGTGCAAGAAGAAGAGTGTCACCGTGGACCGACGGAAGGCGGCTACCATGAGAGAACGCCGGAGACTGAGAAAG GTTAACGAGGCCTTTGAGATTCTGAAGCGACGCACATCGTCCAATCCCAACCAGCGCCTGCCCAAGGTCGAAATCTTGCGCAATGCCATCGAGTACATTGAGAGCCTGGAGGATCTCCTTCAG GAATCCACGCCCACTCGCGACACCGACAACCTGGCGCCGAGTTTAAGCGGCAAAAGCTGCCAGTCCGATTATCTG AGCTCATATGCCGGGGCCTATCTCGAGGATAAACTCAATTTCTACAACAAGCATATGGAGAAGTATGGACAGTTTGCAG GAGACTTTGATGGAAATGCCAATGGCTCCAGCTTGGACTGCCTCAACCTCATTGTCCAGAGCATTAACAAGAGCACAACGAGTCCTATTCAGAACAAGACCATGCCCACATCCGCAGATTCAAAAACGCCGCCTCCAGCTTCAGGATCTGCTGCCACGGGACCCACATCTCTGAACTCCAACTTCAAGCGAAAATGCAGCACTTAG